One window of Solwaraspora sp. WMMA2056 genomic DNA carries:
- a CDS encoding DUF1540 domain-containing protein, which translates to MTAMMEMPRVQECTAVECAYNQHEGCHAFAITIGTEADSASCTTFFDISAKGGLDAVIAQVGACKRADCRFNAELECRAPSIRVGPSRDMADCMTYEPA; encoded by the coding sequence ATGACCGCGATGATGGAGATGCCCCGGGTGCAGGAGTGCACCGCTGTGGAGTGCGCGTACAACCAGCACGAAGGCTGTCACGCCTTTGCGATCACCATCGGCACCGAGGCGGACAGCGCCAGCTGCACCACCTTCTTCGACATCTCCGCCAAGGGCGGACTGGACGCGGTGATCGCCCAGGTCGGTGCCTGCAAGCGGGCCGACTGCCGGTTCAACGCCGAGCTGGAGTGCCGGGCCCCGTCGATCCGGGTCGGACCCAGCCGGGACATGGCCGACTGCATGACCTACGAGCCGGCCTGA
- a CDS encoding carbohydrate ABC transporter permease has protein sequence MGRAPASTPGSFWNYLFLSLVILFSAFPLYWMLVIATGTDADLAKIPPQMLPGGQLLTNLNEVFTLEDVYFAQSLVNSFIVSSVVTFSVLFFCSLAGFAFAKLRFAGRNVLMVIVVLTLTVPNQLGVVALYILMGELGWNGQLIAVIVPGLVTAFGVFYMRQFILEAVPDELIEAGRIDGATTVRIYWSVVLPAVRPAMAVLGLLTFVATWNDFQWPLITLGGTYYPTSMVALSDLASGNYVLYRRVLAGAFVATIPLLIMLFIGGRQIVRGIMEGAVKN, from the coding sequence ATGGGCCGGGCCCCGGCCAGTACGCCGGGCAGCTTCTGGAACTACCTGTTCCTCAGCCTGGTCATCCTCTTCTCGGCGTTCCCGCTCTACTGGATGCTGGTCATCGCCACCGGCACCGACGCCGACCTGGCGAAGATCCCACCGCAGATGCTGCCCGGCGGGCAGCTGCTCACCAACCTCAACGAGGTCTTCACCCTCGAGGACGTCTACTTCGCCCAGTCGTTGGTGAACAGCTTCATCGTCTCGTCGGTCGTGACGTTCTCGGTGCTGTTCTTCTGCTCGCTGGCCGGCTTCGCCTTCGCCAAGCTGCGGTTCGCCGGCCGCAACGTGCTGATGGTGATCGTGGTGCTCACCCTCACTGTGCCCAACCAGCTCGGCGTGGTCGCGCTCTACATCCTGATGGGCGAGCTCGGCTGGAACGGTCAGCTGATCGCGGTCATCGTGCCCGGCCTGGTCACCGCGTTCGGCGTGTTCTACATGCGGCAGTTCATCCTCGAAGCCGTGCCGGACGAGCTGATCGAAGCCGGCCGCATCGACGGCGCCACCACGGTGCGGATCTACTGGAGCGTGGTGCTGCCCGCGGTCCGTCCGGCGATGGCCGTCCTCGGCCTGCTCACCTTCGTGGCCACCTGGAACGACTTCCAGTGGCCGCTGATCACCCTCGGCGGCACCTACTACCCGACGTCGATGGTGGCCCTGTCCGACCTGGCCAGCGGCAACTACGTGCTGTACCGGCGGGTGCTCGCCGGTGCGTTCGTGGCGACCATCCCGCTGCTGATCATGCTCTTCATCGGCGGTCGCCAGATCGTCCGGGGGATCATGGAAGGCGCAGTCAAGAACTGA
- a CDS encoding LacI family DNA-binding transcriptional regulator → MKRPTIADIARRAGVSKGAVSYALNGQPGVSESTRQRILAIAAEIGFNPNSAARALSGATANAVGLALSRPARILGIEPFFMELISGVEAELSARSYALTLQVVADTEAEIAVYRRWWGERRVDGVLVCDLRVDDGRVPALEALQLPAVVIGGPGRTGSLASVWSDDAAALVETVEYLVALGHRRIARVGGLPGLLHAEIRATAFTDACRSLGLDQCVTVPSDYTGEEGARATRRLLSTPARPTAMIYDNDVMAIAGLAVAQEMGLTVPGDLSIVAWDDSPLCRLVHPPLTALGRDIPGYGARAARQLLATIAGGPAQTFQDETPRLTPRGSTAPPRPERPDDN, encoded by the coding sequence GTGAAACGGCCGACCATCGCCGACATCGCCCGCCGAGCAGGCGTCTCCAAGGGCGCGGTGTCGTACGCGCTCAACGGCCAGCCGGGCGTCTCCGAGTCCACCCGCCAGCGGATCCTCGCCATCGCCGCGGAGATCGGCTTCAACCCCAACAGCGCCGCCCGCGCCCTCTCCGGGGCCACCGCCAACGCCGTCGGCCTGGCGCTGAGCCGACCGGCGCGGATCCTCGGCATCGAGCCGTTCTTCATGGAGCTGATCAGCGGCGTCGAGGCGGAGTTGTCGGCCCGGTCGTACGCGCTGACCCTGCAGGTGGTGGCGGACACCGAGGCCGAGATCGCCGTCTACCGACGCTGGTGGGGCGAACGGCGGGTGGACGGCGTGCTCGTCTGTGACCTGCGGGTGGACGACGGGCGGGTGCCGGCGCTGGAGGCACTGCAACTGCCGGCGGTGGTGATCGGTGGGCCGGGGCGCACCGGATCGCTGGCCAGCGTCTGGTCCGACGACGCGGCCGCCCTGGTCGAGACCGTGGAGTACCTGGTCGCTCTCGGGCACCGACGGATCGCCCGGGTCGGCGGGCTGCCCGGCCTGCTGCACGCCGAGATCCGGGCGACCGCGTTCACCGACGCCTGCCGCTCGCTGGGCCTGGACCAGTGCGTCACGGTGCCGTCGGACTACACCGGGGAGGAGGGCGCCCGGGCCACCCGGCGGCTGCTCAGCACGCCGGCCCGGCCCACCGCGATGATCTACGACAACGACGTGATGGCGATCGCCGGCCTGGCCGTCGCCCAGGAGATGGGGCTGACGGTGCCGGGTGACCTGTCGATCGTGGCCTGGGACGACTCGCCACTGTGCCGCCTGGTGCACCCGCCGCTGACCGCGCTGGGCCGGGACATCCCGGGGTACGGCGCCCGGGCGGCCCGTCAGTTGCTCGCCACCATCGCCGGCGGTCCGGCGCAGACCTTCCAGGATGAGACGCCGCGGCTGACGCCGCGGGGCAGCACCGCCCCGCCTCGACCTGAGCGACCAGATGACAACTGA
- a CDS encoding PH domain-containing protein: MSRRVIVRFRPHQAIMLAAILAFVGSLPLASTRWYFLPILLVPLAIALWAVRAGTDADADGLHVRALLGQRRIPWSRVAELTADPHGRAVARLTDGHRVPLPAVRAGDLPRLIAASGQPLDPASPADQ, translated from the coding sequence ATGAGTCGCAGGGTCATCGTCCGGTTCCGGCCCCATCAGGCGATCATGTTGGCGGCGATCCTCGCCTTCGTCGGATCGCTGCCGCTGGCCAGCACCCGCTGGTACTTCCTGCCGATCCTGCTGGTGCCACTGGCGATCGCGCTCTGGGCGGTCCGCGCCGGCACCGACGCCGACGCCGACGGCCTGCACGTGCGGGCCCTGCTCGGCCAACGGCGGATCCCCTGGTCACGGGTTGCCGAGCTGACCGCAGACCCGCACGGACGGGCGGTGGCCCGGCTCACCGACGGGCACCGCGTACCGTTGCCGGCGGTACGCGCCGGGGACCTGCCCCGGCTGATCGCCGCCAGCGGACAGCCGCTCGATCCGGCCAGCCCGGCGGATCAGTAG
- a CDS encoding 2-hydroxyacid dehydrogenase, protein MKVWIPHRQGRELLGPLPDEVTVEVVADPAELPSSPAGVRFWVPPFLARPKAAELVGRMPDLQVVQLLSAGADAWAGRLPEQVTLCDARGVHDSSTAEWIVAAILTDLRDFAGFIRAQDRREWSYDRFAPTDELAGKRVLIVGAGSIGAALRARLTPFEVEFTLVARTARPQEQVYGVDELPVLLPHADIVVLIVPLTPQTRGLVDAATLAAMRDGALLVNAARGPVVETDALTAELATGRIRAVLDVTDPEPLPPDHPLWGMPNVVISPHIAGSVRGLRARAYALAGRQIGRFVRGEPLDNVVVDGY, encoded by the coding sequence GTGAAGGTCTGGATCCCCCACCGGCAAGGTCGGGAACTGCTCGGCCCGCTGCCCGACGAGGTGACCGTCGAGGTCGTCGCCGACCCCGCCGAGCTGCCCTCGTCGCCGGCCGGTGTGCGGTTCTGGGTGCCGCCGTTCCTGGCCCGGCCGAAGGCCGCCGAGCTGGTCGGCAGGATGCCGGACCTGCAGGTGGTCCAGCTGCTCTCCGCCGGGGCCGACGCCTGGGCGGGCCGGCTGCCCGAGCAGGTCACCCTCTGTGACGCCCGAGGGGTGCACGACTCGTCTACGGCGGAGTGGATCGTGGCGGCGATCCTCACCGACCTGCGCGACTTCGCCGGCTTCATCCGGGCACAGGACCGCCGGGAGTGGTCCTACGACAGGTTCGCCCCCACCGACGAGCTGGCCGGAAAGCGGGTGCTCATCGTCGGTGCCGGCTCGATCGGCGCGGCGCTGCGGGCCCGGTTGACGCCGTTCGAGGTGGAGTTCACCCTGGTGGCCCGGACCGCACGGCCGCAGGAGCAGGTGTACGGCGTCGACGAACTCCCCGTACTGCTGCCGCACGCGGACATCGTGGTGCTGATCGTGCCGTTGACCCCGCAGACCCGGGGGTTGGTCGACGCCGCGACGCTGGCGGCGATGCGCGACGGGGCGCTGCTGGTCAACGCCGCCCGTGGCCCGGTGGTGGAGACCGACGCGCTCACCGCCGAGCTGGCCACCGGCCGGATCCGCGCCGTACTCGACGTGACCGATCCGGAACCGCTGCCCCCCGACCATCCGCTCTGGGGGATGCCGAACGTGGTGATCAGCCCGCACATCGCCGGTTCGGTACGCGGGCTGCGGGCGCGTGCCTACGCGCTGGCCGGTCGGCAGATCGGTCGGTTCGTCCGGGGTGAGCCGCTGGACAACGTGGTGGTGGACGGCTACTGA
- a CDS encoding GNAT family N-acetyltransferase, with translation MRPADAAEVLGIYQAGLDTGLASFETTAPDWATFDAGRLAGHRWVAVDDADGSLLGWAAVSAVSSRPVYAGVVENSVYVAPAAQGRGVGTRLIDAVISSTESAGIWTIQAGIFPENGASLAVHARAGFRTVGTRQRIGRRDGRWRDVVLLERRSPVVD, from the coding sequence ATGCGCCCCGCCGACGCGGCCGAGGTGCTCGGCATCTACCAGGCGGGACTGGACACCGGGCTGGCCAGCTTCGAGACGACCGCCCCGGACTGGGCGACGTTCGACGCCGGCCGGCTGGCGGGACACCGGTGGGTGGCCGTCGACGACGCGGACGGATCGCTGCTGGGCTGGGCCGCGGTCAGCGCGGTGTCCAGCCGGCCGGTGTACGCCGGGGTGGTGGAGAACTCGGTGTACGTCGCCCCGGCCGCGCAGGGGCGCGGCGTGGGCACCCGGCTGATCGACGCGGTGATCTCCTCGACCGAGTCGGCCGGGATCTGGACGATCCAGGCCGGGATCTTTCCGGAGAACGGCGCGAGCCTGGCGGTGCACGCCCGCGCCGGTTTCCGTACGGTCGGGACCCGGCAGCGGATCGGTCGACGTGACGGCCGCTGGCGGGACGTGGTGCTGCTGGAACGGCGCAGCCCGGTCGTGGACTGA
- a CDS encoding sugar ABC transporter permease, translated as MSATRAAPPSPRNRAGAHTRAADPDPRANPTWRNRMHRFDMRYMPYILISPFFILFIVFGLFPIIFNGVVALRHWRLDNADLTGWAGLANFERLLTDDRFWNALYNTFGIFILSTVPQLFLALIIASLLNRKLRAQTWFRVGILLPYITPITASTLLFAVFFARDFGIANWALDVLGLRGEAPIDWRSTKTASWVAIATMVNWKWIGYNALIYLAAMQSIPRDIYEAAAVDGAGPWRQLWQITVPMIRPVVVFTVILSTIGGLQLFTEPMLFEQNSQAATGGSNGQFQTIAQLIYKVGWKDLNLGYAAAMSWALFLIIVIIAVVNALVANRLGGGRK; from the coding sequence ATGTCCGCAACGCGCGCCGCACCGCCGTCGCCGCGCAACCGCGCCGGGGCGCACACCCGTGCGGCCGACCCCGACCCGCGGGCCAACCCGACCTGGCGCAACCGCATGCACCGCTTCGACATGCGGTACATGCCCTACATCCTGATCTCCCCGTTCTTCATCCTCTTCATCGTCTTCGGGCTCTTCCCGATCATCTTCAACGGCGTGGTGGCGCTGCGGCACTGGCGACTCGACAACGCCGACCTGACCGGCTGGGCCGGGCTGGCGAACTTCGAGCGGCTGCTCACCGACGACCGGTTCTGGAACGCGCTGTACAACACGTTCGGCATCTTCATCCTCTCCACCGTGCCGCAGCTGTTCCTGGCCCTGATCATCGCGTCGCTGCTGAACCGCAAACTGCGCGCCCAGACCTGGTTCCGGGTCGGCATCCTGCTGCCGTACATCACCCCGATCACCGCGTCGACCCTGCTGTTCGCGGTCTTCTTCGCCCGCGACTTCGGCATCGCCAACTGGGCATTGGACGTGCTCGGCCTGCGCGGCGAGGCGCCGATCGACTGGCGCTCCACCAAGACCGCCTCCTGGGTCGCGATCGCCACGATGGTCAACTGGAAGTGGATCGGCTACAACGCGCTGATCTACCTGGCCGCGATGCAGTCGATCCCGCGCGACATCTACGAGGCCGCGGCCGTCGACGGCGCCGGCCCGTGGCGCCAGCTCTGGCAGATCACCGTGCCGATGATCCGGCCGGTGGTGGTCTTCACCGTGATCCTGTCGACCATCGGCGGGTTGCAGCTGTTCACCGAGCCGATGCTGTTCGAGCAGAACTCGCAGGCCGCCACCGGCGGATCCAACGGCCAGTTCCAGACCATCGCCCAGCTGATCTACAAGGTCGGCTGGAAGGACCTCAACCTCGGGTACGCCGCCGCGATGTCCTGGGCGCTGTTCCTGATCATCGTGATCATCGCGGTCGTCAACGCGCTGGTCGCCAACCGCCTGGGAGGGGGACGCAAGTGA
- a CDS encoding GGDEF domain-containing phosphodiesterase yields MAAVPEASPQLPRARLRQHRAADGGLLLPASVLFAVALLVAGGTGLVAAGHALLGAMLFGVCGPGWRLVRTARAVRARSGDFRACRCAGALVGATVVGVGAVCVAAFAPAAVRAELAVAGLVPTLAGHLVAILLLPGVAETWPLRWRRLLDGLSMATSLIFAGWLLSPASGVPATVLVAELGVIGVGSVIAVTVLSVRGQLPSVPFCGGGSIAVLVGLVALTVCFAYGTDDRLWCLAAAPVVGGMLLLAVGAWRALRAGGVRVVPLRGRLSAYPLLTVPAMVATAAAGYHLAVQGSFDRTSILLGLAVIPTLVVREVMAAADVRAYARRLAEQEAHFRSLVSGGNDLTLILGDDLLVRWQSPAAARLFGLADADVLGRPFTDLMHPEDAAEVMVALTGVATGRLPRSGRVPLVTARLRDGHGRWRDTESTVTDQRDVPEVRALVVHVRDVGERVHLERRLHKLGFTDQLTGLANRRELMRQLATSRELPGQPGALLIIDLHGLTSVNEQYGRETGDAVLIEAGRRLRDTVGPDDVVARLGGDEFAVVTVAGPMLAYGVGARLISVLREPWQLPGVLVHLQASIGMADLGDGDGVDDVLRRADLARRRARQLGRNRVEWYDSYLEEQLVRRLDLERELPGAAERGELDVVYQPVVDLTDGQPVGVEALLRWRSPVLGTVLPAELLLVATDLSLLPQIGRWLRATACRQVASWAREGHQLWLSVNVAPVELAAPGFAADLVAVLQANGMMPEQLVVEVAESLAADQQQEIIVQLAELRARGVRIALDDFGAGQAAIGQLRRLPLDFVKIDRSLVTDSTSRSDPARPVLDVVAELGRRFGLEIIVEGLETTRQVGQAQAAGCRFGQGYALARPAPAERTEAYIADFPTPSY; encoded by the coding sequence ATGGCCGCCGTGCCTGAAGCATCCCCTCAGCTGCCGCGCGCGCGGCTGCGTCAGCATCGGGCGGCCGACGGCGGTCTGCTGCTACCGGCCTCGGTCCTGTTCGCCGTCGCCCTGCTCGTCGCCGGTGGCACCGGCCTCGTCGCCGCCGGGCACGCGCTGCTCGGCGCGATGCTGTTCGGCGTCTGCGGTCCGGGCTGGCGATTGGTGCGCACCGCCCGCGCCGTCCGCGCGCGCTCCGGGGACTTCCGGGCCTGCCGGTGCGCCGGTGCGCTCGTCGGGGCGACCGTGGTCGGGGTCGGAGCGGTCTGCGTCGCGGCGTTCGCTCCGGCGGCGGTACGGGCCGAGCTGGCGGTGGCCGGGCTGGTCCCGACGTTGGCCGGTCACCTGGTCGCGATCCTGTTGCTGCCCGGTGTGGCGGAAACCTGGCCGTTGCGGTGGCGGCGGCTGCTCGACGGGCTGAGCATGGCGACCAGTCTGATATTCGCCGGTTGGCTGCTCTCCCCGGCCAGCGGCGTGCCGGCGACCGTGCTGGTCGCCGAGCTCGGGGTGATCGGCGTCGGGTCGGTCATCGCGGTGACCGTGTTGAGTGTGCGGGGCCAACTGCCGTCGGTGCCGTTCTGTGGTGGTGGCTCGATCGCCGTACTGGTCGGCCTGGTGGCGCTGACGGTCTGCTTCGCCTACGGCACCGACGACCGGCTCTGGTGCCTGGCGGCGGCCCCGGTGGTCGGCGGCATGCTGCTGCTGGCGGTCGGCGCGTGGCGTGCCCTGCGTGCCGGTGGAGTCCGGGTCGTTCCGCTGCGCGGGCGGCTGTCGGCGTACCCGCTGTTGACGGTGCCGGCGATGGTGGCGACCGCGGCGGCCGGCTACCACCTGGCGGTGCAGGGCTCGTTCGACCGTACGTCGATCCTGCTCGGCCTGGCGGTGATCCCGACGCTGGTGGTCCGCGAGGTGATGGCCGCCGCCGACGTGCGTGCCTATGCCCGTCGGCTCGCGGAGCAGGAGGCGCACTTCCGGTCCCTGGTCTCCGGTGGCAACGATCTCACCCTGATCCTCGGCGACGATCTGCTGGTGCGCTGGCAGTCACCGGCCGCCGCCCGGCTGTTCGGGCTGGCCGACGCGGATGTGCTCGGCCGGCCCTTCACCGATCTGATGCACCCGGAGGACGCCGCCGAGGTGATGGTCGCTCTGACCGGGGTGGCGACCGGCCGGCTGCCCCGGTCCGGACGGGTGCCGTTGGTGACCGCCCGGCTGCGCGACGGCCACGGCCGGTGGCGCGACACCGAGTCGACCGTCACCGACCAGCGCGACGTTCCCGAGGTCCGGGCGCTCGTCGTCCATGTGCGGGACGTGGGAGAGCGGGTCCATCTGGAGCGCCGGCTGCACAAACTGGGCTTCACCGACCAGCTGACCGGGTTGGCGAACCGTCGGGAACTGATGCGTCAGCTCGCCACGTCACGGGAACTTCCCGGGCAGCCGGGGGCGTTGCTGATCATCGACCTGCACGGTCTGACCAGCGTCAACGAGCAGTACGGCCGGGAGACCGGTGACGCGGTGCTGATCGAGGCGGGCCGCCGGCTGCGCGACACGGTGGGTCCGGACGACGTGGTGGCCAGGCTCGGCGGCGACGAGTTCGCGGTCGTCACGGTGGCGGGCCCGATGCTGGCGTACGGCGTCGGTGCCCGGCTGATCTCGGTGCTGCGGGAGCCGTGGCAGCTGCCCGGTGTCCTGGTCCACCTGCAGGCCAGTATCGGCATGGCCGACCTCGGCGACGGCGACGGGGTGGACGACGTCCTGCGCCGGGCGGACCTGGCCCGGCGGCGGGCCCGCCAGCTCGGCCGTAACCGGGTCGAGTGGTACGACTCCTATCTGGAGGAGCAGCTGGTCCGCCGGCTCGATCTGGAGCGTGAGCTGCCCGGTGCGGCCGAACGCGGCGAGCTGGACGTCGTCTACCAGCCGGTCGTCGACCTCACCGACGGCCAACCGGTCGGGGTGGAGGCGTTGTTGCGCTGGCGTAGCCCGGTGCTGGGCACCGTGCTGCCGGCGGAGCTGCTGCTGGTGGCGACCGACCTGTCGTTGCTGCCACAGATCGGGCGGTGGCTGCGGGCGACCGCCTGTCGCCAGGTGGCGTCCTGGGCACGGGAGGGCCATCAGTTGTGGCTGTCGGTCAACGTCGCCCCGGTCGAGCTGGCCGCGCCGGGGTTCGCCGCCGATCTGGTGGCGGTGCTGCAGGCCAACGGGATGATGCCGGAGCAGCTGGTCGTCGAGGTCGCCGAGTCGCTGGCCGCCGATCAGCAGCAGGAGATCATCGTGCAGCTGGCGGAGCTGCGGGCCCGGGGGGTGCGGATCGCGTTGGACGACTTCGGTGCCGGGCAGGCGGCGATCGGCCAGCTCCGCCGCCTGCCGTTGGACTTCGTCAAGATCGACCGATCCCTGGTGACCGACTCGACGAGCCGGTCCGACCCGGCCCGGCCGGTGCTGGACGTGGTGGCGGAGCTGGGCCGCCGGTTCGGCCTGGAGATCATCGTCGAGGGGCTGGAGACGACCCGGCAGGTCGGCCAGGCGCAGGCCGCCGGCTGCCGGTTCGGTCAGGGGTACGCCCTGGCCCGCCCCGCACCGGCGGAGCGGACCGAGGCGTACATCGCCGACTTTCCTACCCCGTCGTACTGA
- a CDS encoding extracellular solute-binding protein: MERRWTPWVRTAAVGAAGALLLAGCSGEPGGGGDDGKTTLTIAFWGDFGLGDLKAQYEADNPNVRINLNAGEYNAQHEDLQKKLIAGSGAADIAAIDEGFVVQFREQADKFVNLLDKGAGQYEDRYLEWKWRQTLSVDGSTQIGLGTDVGGLAMCYRTDLFEAAGLPTDREQVSALWPDWESFIATGEDYVAASGKKFVDSATNIYNPVLGQQPVGLFDTTDTLAMEGGPKVAFDTATAVVTAGLSANLAAFSPEWNNGFVNGDFAVLACPAWMMGHIQNTAPDTAGKWDVAAIPGGGGNWGGSFLTIPAQGRNVDEAYKFLEWLIQPEQQIEIFKKVGNLPSQPALYEDPAIVDFSNPFFNDAPVGQIFSATAANLTPQYLGRKNGPVRVAVENVLNRMQSGDLEGKPAEAWTEALAEAEKAANA, from the coding sequence ATGGAACGGCGTTGGACCCCTTGGGTGCGGACGGCGGCCGTCGGGGCCGCCGGCGCGCTCCTGCTCGCCGGCTGCAGCGGTGAACCCGGTGGTGGCGGCGACGACGGCAAAACCACCCTGACCATCGCGTTCTGGGGCGACTTCGGCCTGGGCGACCTCAAGGCCCAGTACGAAGCCGACAACCCGAACGTCCGGATCAACCTCAACGCGGGCGAATACAACGCCCAGCACGAGGACCTGCAGAAGAAGCTGATCGCCGGCTCCGGCGCCGCCGACATCGCCGCCATCGACGAGGGCTTCGTCGTGCAGTTCCGTGAACAGGCCGACAAGTTCGTCAACCTGCTGGACAAGGGCGCGGGCCAGTACGAGGACCGCTACCTGGAGTGGAAGTGGCGCCAGACCCTCTCCGTCGACGGCTCCACCCAGATCGGCCTCGGCACCGACGTCGGCGGCCTGGCCATGTGCTACCGCACCGACCTGTTCGAAGCCGCCGGCCTGCCCACCGACCGCGAACAGGTCTCCGCGCTCTGGCCGGACTGGGAGTCCTTCATCGCCACCGGCGAGGACTACGTCGCCGCCAGCGGAAAGAAGTTCGTCGACTCGGCCACCAACATCTACAACCCGGTGCTCGGTCAGCAGCCGGTCGGCCTCTTCGACACCACCGACACCCTGGCCATGGAGGGTGGCCCGAAGGTCGCCTTCGACACCGCCACCGCCGTCGTCACCGCCGGACTCTCCGCCAACCTCGCGGCCTTCTCCCCGGAGTGGAACAACGGCTTCGTCAACGGCGACTTCGCCGTACTGGCCTGCCCGGCCTGGATGATGGGGCACATCCAGAACACCGCGCCGGACACCGCCGGCAAGTGGGACGTCGCCGCCATCCCCGGCGGCGGCGGCAACTGGGGCGGCTCGTTCCTGACCATCCCGGCGCAGGGCAGGAACGTCGACGAGGCGTACAAGTTCCTGGAGTGGCTGATCCAGCCGGAGCAGCAGATCGAGATCTTCAAGAAGGTCGGCAACCTGCCGTCGCAGCCGGCGCTCTACGAGGACCCGGCGATCGTCGACTTCTCCAACCCGTTCTTCAACGACGCCCCGGTCGGCCAGATCTTCTCCGCCACCGCGGCGAACCTCACCCCGCAGTACCTCGGCCGCAAGAACGGCCCGGTCCGGGTCGCGGTGGAGAACGTCCTCAACCGGATGCAGAGCGGTGACCTCGAAGGCAAGCCCGCCGAGGCATGGACCGAAGCCCTCGCAGAAGCCGAGAAGGCGGCCAACGCGTAA
- the glyA gene encoding serine hydroxymethyltransferase, producing MHVPQIPYLTAADPQLAALVEGEARRQHDKLRMIASENYVSTAVLEASGTVLTNKYSEGYPGRRYYEGQQFVDPIETLAIDRAKSLFGVAHANVQPYSGSPANLAVYLAFLSPGDTVMGMSLPMGGHLTHGWSVSATGKWFNSVRYTVSRDTGRIDFDEVRDVARRERPKVIFCGGTAVPRTIDFPAFAEIAREIDAVLVADIAHIAGLVAGGAHPSPVGHADVVTTTTHKTLRGPRGAMILTTEQHAIAIDKAVFPGLQGGPHNHTTAGIAVALREADTDDFRRYAHQVVANAKALAAALAERGFDLISGGTDNHLILADLTGKGVAGKPAAQALDRAGIELNYNTVPYDPRKPFDPSGIRLGTAALTTRGLTEAQMPQVAAWMDDAVTAAVKDDDAALDRIAGEVADLLAGYPMPGYASA from the coding sequence GTGCACGTACCGCAGATTCCGTACCTGACCGCCGCCGATCCGCAACTCGCCGCGCTCGTCGAGGGCGAGGCCCGCCGCCAGCACGACAAGCTCCGGATGATCGCCTCGGAGAACTACGTCTCCACCGCCGTACTGGAAGCCAGCGGCACGGTGCTGACCAACAAGTACTCCGAGGGCTACCCGGGCCGGCGCTACTACGAGGGCCAGCAGTTCGTCGACCCGATCGAGACCCTCGCGATCGACCGGGCCAAGTCGCTGTTCGGCGTCGCGCACGCCAACGTGCAGCCGTACTCCGGCTCTCCCGCCAACCTCGCCGTCTACCTGGCCTTCCTCTCCCCCGGCGACACGGTGATGGGGATGTCGCTGCCGATGGGCGGGCACCTCACCCACGGCTGGTCGGTCTCGGCCACCGGCAAGTGGTTCAACTCGGTCCGCTACACCGTCTCCCGCGACACCGGCCGCATCGACTTCGACGAGGTCCGCGACGTGGCCCGCCGCGAGCGCCCGAAGGTGATCTTCTGCGGCGGCACGGCGGTGCCCCGTACCATCGACTTCCCGGCCTTCGCCGAGATCGCCCGCGAGATCGACGCGGTCCTGGTCGCGGACATCGCGCACATCGCCGGCCTGGTCGCCGGCGGCGCGCACCCCTCACCGGTCGGGCACGCCGACGTCGTCACCACGACCACCCACAAGACGCTGCGCGGCCCGCGCGGCGCGATGATCCTCACCACCGAACAGCACGCCATCGCGATCGACAAGGCCGTCTTCCCCGGCCTGCAGGGCGGCCCGCACAACCACACCACCGCCGGCATCGCGGTCGCGTTGCGCGAGGCCGACACCGACGACTTCCGCCGGTACGCCCACCAGGTGGTCGCCAACGCGAAGGCGCTGGCCGCCGCGCTGGCCGAGCGGGGCTTCGACCTGATCTCCGGGGGCACCGACAACCACCTGATCCTGGCCGACCTGACCGGCAAGGGTGTCGCCGGCAAGCCGGCGGCGCAGGCCCTGGACCGGGCCGGTATCGAGCTCAACTACAACACCGTGCCGTACGACCCGCGCAAGCCGTTCGACCCGTCCGGGATCCGGCTGGGCACCGCCGCACTCACCACCCGTGGGCTGACCGAGGCACAGATGCCGCAGGTCGCCGCCTGGATGGACGACGCGGTCACCGCCGCCGTCAAGGACGACGACGCCGCGCTGGACCGGATCGCCGGTGAGGTCGCCGACCTGCTGGCCGGCTACCCGATGCCCGGCTACGCGTCGGCCTGA